Proteins from a single region of Mucilaginibacter daejeonensis:
- the dnaG gene encoding DNA primase has translation MITRQTVDKIMEAIDIVEVIGEFVQLKKRGANYVGLSPFANEKTPSFTVSPAKGIFKDFSTGKGGSAVTFLMELEKFTYPEALKWLAKKYGIEVDETQDRPQDTAADNHRENLMVVTSYASKFFQDAMWETADGKTIGLSYFKERGFTPDTIKKFELGYSPDAWEAFTSSALNAGYQQQFLEETGLSVKRDNGSLYDRYRGRVMFPIHGFTGRVIAFGGRTLKTDKNVPKYVNSPESEIYHKSNVLYGLYFAKKSIRDQDNCYLVEGYADVISVHQAGIENVVASSGTSLTVEQIRLIGRLTKNITILYDGDAAGIKASLRGLDLILEEGLNVKVVLFPDGDDPDSYVRKVGSTAFKNHIEQHKQDFILYKTNMLLKEAGNDPIQRANVIRDIVESIAKIPDSIKASVFVRECSHQLQIDERVLLTELNKMKLAKAKKDGQQQQRQQYPRPDEMPDEPHFFDEDVYAAETAKPIETSITQEREIIRLLLVYGNQIINWDNIANTYIGPFIIAELSDVEFEQSDCKKFTEIYKQQLENGVLPDEQFFIHHPDKPIVDLTIDLLATKYTLSENWYNMHKIFVHEEQMNMKATILGAIFHLKKQKVGKILDQLRTDLQNATDPIDQDAIMGQYMQMKKIEKHIVDYLGSVIIK, from the coding sequence ATGATCACCAGGCAAACCGTTGATAAGATCATGGAGGCCATCGATATCGTCGAGGTCATTGGTGAGTTCGTGCAGTTGAAAAAGCGCGGCGCCAACTATGTAGGCTTGTCGCCGTTCGCTAACGAAAAGACCCCGTCGTTCACGGTATCACCTGCCAAAGGCATCTTTAAAGATTTTTCTACAGGCAAAGGTGGTTCGGCCGTAACGTTCCTGATGGAGCTGGAAAAGTTCACCTATCCGGAAGCGCTTAAATGGCTGGCCAAAAAATACGGCATCGAGGTAGATGAAACGCAGGACCGTCCGCAAGACACCGCTGCCGACAATCACCGCGAGAACCTGATGGTGGTGACCAGCTATGCCTCCAAATTTTTTCAGGATGCCATGTGGGAGACCGCGGATGGCAAAACCATAGGCCTGAGCTATTTCAAAGAGCGTGGCTTTACGCCCGATACCATCAAAAAGTTCGAGCTGGGCTATTCGCCCGATGCTTGGGAGGCATTCACCTCATCGGCGCTGAATGCCGGGTACCAGCAACAATTTTTAGAGGAGACGGGGCTTTCGGTCAAACGCGACAATGGGTCATTGTATGATCGTTACCGGGGCCGTGTCATGTTCCCTATACATGGCTTCACCGGCCGGGTGATCGCCTTTGGTGGCCGTACCCTCAAGACCGATAAGAACGTACCCAAGTATGTGAACTCTCCCGAGTCGGAGATCTATCACAAATCGAACGTATTGTACGGCCTTTACTTTGCCAAGAAGTCTATCCGTGATCAGGATAACTGTTACCTGGTAGAGGGTTATGCCGACGTGATATCGGTACACCAGGCTGGTATCGAGAACGTGGTGGCCTCATCGGGTACATCGCTTACAGTGGAGCAGATCCGACTGATCGGGCGCTTGACCAAGAACATCACCATTTTGTATGATGGTGATGCGGCAGGTATCAAGGCCTCCTTACGGGGGCTCGACCTGATCTTGGAAGAAGGCCTAAATGTAAAAGTAGTACTGTTCCCTGACGGGGATGACCCCGACTCATACGTACGCAAGGTGGGCAGCACAGCCTTTAAGAACCACATTGAGCAGCACAAGCAGGATTTCATCCTGTACAAGACCAACATGCTGCTCAAGGAGGCTGGTAATGATCCCATACAACGGGCCAACGTGATCCGCGATATCGTGGAGAGCATAGCCAAGATACCTGACTCGATCAAGGCGTCGGTATTCGTACGGGAGTGCAGCCATCAATTGCAGATCGATGAGCGCGTGCTGCTGACCGAGCTCAATAAAATGAAGCTGGCGAAAGCCAAAAAGGACGGCCAGCAACAGCAAAGACAGCAATATCCTCGCCCTGATGAGATGCCCGACGAGCCTCACTTTTTTGATGAGGACGTTTACGCCGCCGAAACGGCCAAACCCATCGAGACGAGTATTACCCAGGAGCGCGAGATCATTAGGCTTTTGTTGGTATACGGCAATCAGATCATCAATTGGGATAACATCGCCAATACGTACATCGGTCCGTTCATCATCGCCGAGCTGAGCGATGTAGAATTTGAGCAGAGCGATTGCAAAAAATTCACGGAGATATACAAGCAACAACTGGAGAACGGCGTGCTGCCCGATGAGCAGTTCTTTATCCACCACCCTGACAAACCGATCGTTGACCTGACGATCGATTTGCTGGCCACCAAGTATACCCTGAGCGAGAACTGGTACAACATGCACAAGATATTTGTGCATGAGGAACAGATGAACATGAAGGCCACTATCTTGGGAGCCATATTCCATCTTAAGAAACAAAAGGTGGGCAAGATCCTCGATCAGCTACGCACCGACCTGCAGAACGCAACCGACCCGATCGATCAGGATGCCATTATGGGGCAGTACATGCAAATGAAAAAGATCGAGAAGCATATTGTTGACTACCTGGGCTCAGTGATCATTAAATAA
- a CDS encoding glutaminyl-peptide cyclotransferase produces MNNRRYFVYLSALIMAVYGCKPKNTAVDLSITPDAGTSYKQGDKVSIKVSYPASFKADSVVYLLDSVRFAGAKDSSAVQLPTDTLGLGPVVITARVYSEGKPQEVSTNINLLAAKAPEEYTYNIQKTFPHDTSSFTEGLEYRDGVLYESDGGYCRDSQHSSLRKVDVSGKVLKKLEMSCDTFAEGITVMGDKLIQLTYHERVGFVYDKNTLKLLSTFPFTQGDEGWGMCNDGKNLYCNTGSNRIFVMDKDNYRTVRTIDVYDDQGPVNQLNEMEYIDGLIYANVWQKDLIIAIDPKTGAVVKRANLIVLTETVKKADSNADVLNGIAWDSIGKRMFVTGKNWPNLYQIQLVKK; encoded by the coding sequence ATGAACAATAGAAGATACTTTGTTTACCTGTCGGCACTGATCATGGCGGTGTACGGTTGTAAACCCAAAAATACCGCAGTGGACCTGAGCATCACACCTGATGCGGGCACCAGCTACAAACAGGGCGACAAAGTGAGCATCAAGGTAAGCTATCCTGCAAGCTTTAAAGCCGATTCAGTGGTCTACCTATTAGATTCTGTACGCTTTGCTGGTGCAAAGGACTCATCGGCTGTTCAACTTCCTACCGATACCTTGGGCCTTGGCCCTGTGGTTATCACGGCCAGGGTATACAGTGAAGGTAAACCGCAGGAGGTGAGCACCAACATCAACCTGCTGGCTGCCAAAGCACCCGAGGAGTACACCTACAATATTCAAAAGACCTTTCCGCATGATACCTCATCGTTCACGGAGGGGTTAGAATATCGCGATGGTGTATTGTATGAAAGTGATGGCGGTTATTGCCGCGATTCGCAGCACTCGAGCCTGCGCAAGGTGGATGTTAGCGGTAAGGTACTGAAGAAGCTGGAGATGAGCTGCGATACCTTTGCCGAGGGCATCACCGTAATGGGCGATAAGCTGATCCAGCTTACCTATCATGAAAGGGTAGGTTTTGTGTATGATAAGAACACGTTGAAGCTACTTTCCACCTTCCCTTTCACCCAGGGCGATGAAGGATGGGGGATGTGCAATGACGGCAAGAATCTGTATTGCAACACCGGCAGCAACCGCATCTTTGTGATGGATAAGGACAATTACCGCACTGTGCGCACGATAGATGTTTATGATGACCAGGGACCGGTTAACCAGCTCAATGAGATGGAATATATTGATGGACTGATCTATGCCAATGTTTGGCAAAAAGACCTGATCATAGCCATCGACCCCAAAACAGGTGCAGTGGTAAAGCGCGCTAACCTGATCGTGCTTACCGAGACCGTTAAGAAAGCCGATAGCAATGCCGATGTGCTTAACGGCATAGCCTGGGATAGCATCGGCAAACGCATGTTCGTTACAGGGAAGAACTGGCCGAATTTATACCAGATCCAGCTGGTCAAGAAATAA
- a CDS encoding DUF6252 family protein produces the protein MKIKKLTLVAALLTSTLFTACKKDKVVTTSFYMKAKKNGTTWTAVDVSATKQKGSDTVYIFGRVVPPGTTLPEETLRLAIPTYRAGTYQSDRKQTSLWNTVGLDVIVAEYKMAETSTSNVTITDYNSSNGTIKGTFNVSVNKTYPANATTDKVDMTEGSFYVQVKEY, from the coding sequence ATGAAGATCAAGAAACTCACCCTCGTTGCCGCGCTACTGACCAGCACCTTATTTACCGCCTGTAAAAAGGACAAGGTAGTGACCACCAGCTTTTACATGAAGGCCAAAAAGAACGGTACCACCTGGACCGCCGTTGATGTATCGGCCACCAAGCAAAAAGGCAGCGACACGGTGTACATATTCGGGCGCGTAGTGCCGCCGGGCACTACGCTACCTGAAGAGACCTTGCGCCTAGCGATCCCCACCTACCGGGCCGGTACCTACCAAAGTGACCGCAAACAGACCTCATTATGGAATACCGTAGGGCTTGATGTGATAGTGGCCGAGTATAAAATGGCCGAAACCTCCACCAGTAACGTGACCATAACTGACTATAATAGCAGCAACGGAACGATCAAAGGCACCTTCAATGTTTCAGTGAACAAAACCTATCCCGCTAACGCCACTACCGATAAAGTGGATATGACGGAGGGTAGCTTTTATGTGCAGGTAAAGGAGTATTAA
- the pgi gene encoding glucose-6-phosphate isomerase — MLPNINFTTTQAYQYLAEYFTELEGKHLKDLFTADKQRFEKFSVFFEDLLFDYSKNRIDEKGIALLIQLAKECSLNEAIDAMFNGEAINMTEGRQVLHTALRNRSDNPVYVDGKDVMPEVNAVLAHMKEFSEAVISGAWKGHTGKEITDVVNIGIGGSDLGPVMVTEALKPYKTRLNLHFVSNVDGTHIAETLKKVNAETTLFLIASKTFTTQETMANAHTAREWFLSQGAAEADVAKHFAALSTNAAAVEKFGIDTQNMFGFWDWVGGRYSLWSAIGLSIALSVGYDNFEELLGGAHAMDNHFKDTELEQNIPVIAALLGIWYNNFFGAESQAILPYDQYLHRFAAYFQQGDMESNGKYVDRNGEVVDYQTGPIIWGEPGTNGQHAFYQLIHQGTKLIPADFIAPAQTHNPVGEHHTLLLSNFFAQTEALMNGKTYDEVVAELKAAGKSEEEIDALAPFKVFEGNRPTNSILLKKITPRSLGSLIAMYEHKIFVQGIIWNIYSFDQWGVELGKQLAGKILPELRTADEVTTHDASTNGLINQYKEWR; from the coding sequence ATGCTGCCAAATATCAATTTCACCACGACCCAGGCCTATCAGTATTTAGCTGAGTACTTCACTGAGTTAGAGGGAAAGCATTTAAAGGACCTTTTTACGGCTGATAAACAGCGCTTTGAAAAATTCTCTGTTTTTTTTGAGGACCTGTTGTTCGATTACTCTAAGAACAGGATCGATGAAAAAGGTATAGCTTTATTGATACAGTTGGCCAAGGAGTGTAGCTTAAATGAGGCGATCGATGCGATGTTCAATGGTGAGGCGATCAACATGACCGAGGGCCGCCAGGTACTGCACACGGCGCTGCGTAACCGCAGCGACAACCCTGTTTATGTTGATGGCAAGGATGTGATGCCTGAGGTGAACGCGGTACTGGCTCACATGAAAGAGTTTAGCGAAGCCGTGATCAGCGGCGCATGGAAAGGCCATACCGGCAAAGAGATAACCGATGTGGTGAACATTGGCATAGGCGGATCTGACCTGGGCCCCGTAATGGTGACCGAGGCACTGAAACCTTACAAGACCCGCCTCAACCTGCATTTCGTATCTAACGTTGATGGTACCCACATAGCCGAAACACTAAAGAAGGTGAACGCCGAGACCACTCTGTTCCTGATCGCATCGAAGACCTTTACCACGCAGGAGACCATGGCCAATGCGCATACCGCACGTGAGTGGTTCCTGAGCCAGGGCGCTGCCGAGGCCGATGTGGCCAAGCATTTTGCGGCATTGAGCACCAACGCTGCAGCAGTAGAGAAATTTGGCATCGATACCCAGAATATGTTCGGCTTTTGGGATTGGGTAGGCGGCCGTTATTCGTTATGGAGCGCTATTGGTCTGTCCATAGCGTTAAGCGTTGGCTATGATAATTTTGAAGAATTGTTAGGGGGTGCCCATGCCATGGACAACCACTTTAAAGATACCGAACTTGAGCAGAACATACCGGTGATCGCCGCCTTACTGGGCATTTGGTACAATAACTTTTTTGGCGCCGAAAGCCAGGCCATTTTACCGTACGACCAATACCTGCATCGCTTTGCTGCTTACTTTCAGCAAGGCGACATGGAAAGCAACGGCAAGTATGTTGACCGTAACGGCGAGGTGGTGGACTACCAGACCGGCCCGATCATTTGGGGCGAACCAGGCACTAATGGCCAGCATGCCTTTTATCAACTGATCCACCAGGGCACTAAGCTGATCCCGGCCGATTTTATCGCTCCGGCGCAGACACACAATCCGGTAGGTGAGCATCACACCTTGCTGCTCTCTAACTTCTTTGCCCAAACAGAGGCCCTGATGAACGGCAAGACCTATGACGAGGTAGTGGCCGAGCTGAAAGCTGCGGGTAAAAGCGAGGAAGAGATCGATGCACTGGCACCATTCAAAGTATTCGAGGGCAACCGCCCGACAAACTCCATCCTGCTTAAAAAGATCACGCCGCGTTCGTTAGGCTCATTGATCGCCATGTATGAGCACAAGATATTTGTGCAAGGCATCATTTGGAACATATACAGCTTTGACCAGTGGGGCGTTGAACTTGGCAAACAACTGGCTGGTAAGATCCTTCCTGAGCTGCGCACCGCCGATGAGGTGACCACACACGACGCCTCTACCAACGGACTGATCAACCAGTACAAAGAGTGGAGATAA
- a CDS encoding YraN family protein: MAALHHELGRRGEALAKAHLEAAGYEILDQNWTFGKAEVDIIAYKHQTIIFTEVKTRTGNGFGEPEDFVDERKQRLLDAAANEYIYLMNHQGEVRFDIVAILFKPSGAYTLKHIEDAFWPSA, translated from the coding sequence ATGGCAGCGCTTCATCACGAACTGGGCCGCAGGGGTGAGGCATTGGCCAAGGCCCATCTGGAAGCAGCCGGTTACGAGATACTGGACCAGAACTGGACCTTTGGCAAAGCCGAAGTGGATATTATTGCCTATAAGCACCAAACCATTATATTTACCGAAGTTAAAACGCGTACCGGAAACGGTTTTGGTGAGCCCGAGGACTTTGTGGATGAGCGCAAGCAACGCCTGCTTGACGCTGCCGCCAACGAGTACATCTATCTGATGAACCATCAGGGTGAGGTACGTTTCGATATCGTGGCCATACTATTCAAGCCATCCGGCGCGTATACATTAAAACACATCGAAGATGCCTTTTGGCCTTCGGCATAA